One segment of Solanum stenotomum isolate F172 chromosome 1, ASM1918654v1, whole genome shotgun sequence DNA contains the following:
- the LOC125854224 gene encoding uncharacterized protein LOC125854224 produces the protein MRRPNDRRRIEIARDQNQTNLQVTFSIVDRFLGENPTLDIDDPNPIIAAHQNANVDEINRKKLKRLERQLKRERKHGQALQALRTEPSNKKLSFFYLKILCEALEDVDKEVERVASQLMVCGIEFPYQTIGSVLAPLRVRESISSDSGEGSSGFGE, from the coding sequence ATGAGAAGACCTAATGACCGCAGGAGAATTGAAATTGCAAGggatcaaaatcaaaccaacttaCAAGTAACATTCTCAATTGTGGATAGATTTCTCGGGGAGAATCCTACACTTGACATTGATGATCCTAACCCCATCATTGCAGCTCATCAAAATGCCAATGTTGATGAGATCAATAGAAAGAAGCTGAAAAGGTTGGAGAGACAGctcaaaagagaaagaaaacatGGACAAGCACTTCAAGCCCTGAGGACAGAACCTTcaaataaaaaacttagctTTTTTTACCTTAAAATCTTGTGCGAGGCTTTGGAAGATGTGGATAAAGAAGTTGAAAGGGTAGCGAGCCAACTTATGGTGTGTGGTATTGAATTTCCATATCAAACTATTGGAAGTGTGCTCGCACCTTTAAGAGTTAGGGAAAGCATTTCGTCCGATTCCGGAGAAGGGTCATCTGGATTCGGTGAATAA
- the LOC125854215 gene encoding uncharacterized mitochondrial protein AtMg00810-like, protein MTMVRTIIAIVVSQNWSLYQMDVKNAFLHSDLKEGIYMKPLPGLFSSPTSDVCKLKRSLYGLKQAPRAWFDKFWSTLLQFSFEQRKYDSSLFLRKTSTSCVLLLVYVDGIIITGTDSSLITCLQQQLKDSFHMKDLGTLTYFLGLEVHNVASGVFLNQHKYNQDLISLAGLQVSSSVDTPLEMNIKYRREEGDLLPDPTIFRQLVGSLNYLTITRPDISFAVQQVSQFMQAPHHLHLVAVRRIIRYLLGTSTRGLFFPSGSPIRLNSFSDSDWAGCPDTRRSVSSWCMFLGESLISWKSKKQDRVSKSSTEAEY, encoded by the coding sequence ATGACTATGGTACGAACTATTATTGCCATTGTTGTTTCACAAAACTGGTCTCTttatcaaatggatgtcaaaaatGCTTTTCTCCATAGTGATCTTAAAGAAGGTATTTATATGAAACCTCTACCTGGTTTGTTCTCATCACCTACATCAgatgtatgcaagttgaagcggTCTTTATATGGattaaaacaagctccaagaGCTTGGTTTGATAAGTTCTGGTCTACTTTGctacaattttcttttgagCAGAGAAAATATGACTCATCTTTGTTTCTTCGGAAAACATCTACAAgttgtgttcttcttttggtGTATGTAGATGGCATTATTATCACAGGAACTGATTCTTCACTAATCACTTGCCTCCAACAGCAGCTTAAAGATTCTtttcatatgaaagatcttggcactcttacttattttttgggtttggaAGTTCATAATGTTGCTTCAGGTGTATTTCTAAACCAACACAAATATAATCAGGATCTGATTTCTTTAGCTGGTCTTCAAGTTTCCTCCTCCGTAGATACTCCACTGGAAATGAATATCAAGTATCGTCGTGAGGAAGGCGATCTTCTTCCTGATCCAACTATATTTCGACAATTAGTTGGGAGTCTAAATTACCTTACTATTACTAGGCCTGATATCTCTTTTGCAGTTCAACAAGTTAGTCAATTTATGCAAGCTCCCCATCATCTCCACTTGGTGGCTGTTCGTCGCATCATTCGGTACCTTCTAGGAACATCTACTCGTGGATTGTTCTTTCCAAGTGGTTCTCCTATTCGTCTTAATTCTTTTAGTGATTCTGATTGGGCGGGATGTCCTGATACTCGTCGTTCAGTCTCTAGTTGGTGCATGTTTCTTGGAGAGTCATTGATATCTTGGAAGAGTAAAAAGCAAGATCGTGTGTCAAAATCTTCAACAGAGGCTGAATATTGA